The sequence ATCAAATTGAAGGAATATCCACATCAAGCCTCCAGCCATTCATTAGTTTCATGTAAACTACAAAGCCAAGCGGACACTTGctaacacaaacattttctCAGGTCTGACACAAGCATGTTTAACGACATGGTGGAAAATGGTGTCGTAAAAAATCGAGACAAAAATCTCAAAAGCAATCATTGAAACAAACATGAATCTTCTTTCTTTGTAAAGTCCCTGGTGAACTtgtgtatgtattatatgttggaaaattgttttgtttctgcagTCTGGTTATGAAATTATCAGATTCAATGtacatttaacacaaaatcTTCAAGAACAAGATCAATGTGAGCcagtatttctgtttttttatttttgtggaaTTAATACTGGAACCTGCTATGACCACAACGTGTGTTAAGTGGCTGCTACAAAATCTCCATTTTATCCATGATTAAGTCCTAAAAAGCACCAACATCTGCCAGTGGGGTAAGATTACAGCATCTAAGCCCTTTAATAATACAAACCAACTTGTTTATTCAAAACACATGTCAGCATATTgacatgtgtatgtatatgtatgtaacaAGTTAAATTGTCTTAGAAAAAACTTGGATAAACAATAATCTCATCTAATGtgggcttcttttttttgttttcttttacaaaatgtcatttttgaaGACTTTAGTTCAGCAGCCTCCTTTAACTGCTGTATTATACAGTGCGTTGTAGGGGTTGCATATGTGTAACAAGTTAAATTGTTTTAGAAAAAGCTTGGATTAACAATAATCTCATCTAGTGTaggatttttttcacaaaatatcaTTTTGAGGACTTTAGGTCAGCAGGATTACCTTTAACTACtgtattatacagtatgttgtaggGGGTTGCAGGTCACTGGATGAAGACACACAGATGCCTTTTCCCATTAAGTGAAATGGTTAACAGGagccccaccacacacacacacacacacacacacacacacacacacacacacacacacacacacacacacacagcctgcttAGTTGTTCTTGGCTATATTTGGCTGCACTGTGCTATGTTTCCTATATTTGTCCATGTAATAACTTCCTACTCACCATTTTGTTTTGCACATTGACATTGTGCCCCCAATGGGAGTTTACAAGGACAGCGGTTTATTTTACTGTGCTCTCGAGTTTGTTTGGATCCGATAGCAGGCCACTACTGTCTGATGTCCTGCAGTGTCATCAGAGGAGGGATCAGCACCgatgtgtgctttgtgtgtgccGGTGAAACCCGATCGTGAGTAATTGTCAGGATGAGGCGAGGGATTGACCTCTGCTATGAACCATATTTtctgaaacaacacacacactggagctAGCTTTGAAATAGCCTCTCCTCCAGAACTGGAGTGGCCCGTGAGGAAGCTAGTCATTGACTTTTTTTAGTGTAGCTAAACAAAGCCTGTGGTAATTTCATTAGCGCACTCTTACATTCTCAGAGAGCAGATAGCTGATGCCCTCTGCTCTCCCAGACCCCATCCCTCTGCTGGCCCTGACATAACATGCCAGCAATGTGAAGCATGAGCTCATCTGGACAGGCCCGGGACGTTCCCCCGCCAGCACGTGAAACACGCCTTGTTTTCTATTTGACACActtgtttttcatttgcatttaatAGAACCAACGCTTTCCCCTCTCTAGTCAATTATCAAAGCCCTTAATAAATCAATTCTGaaacttttgttgttgtctttcgACTGTTGAACTCAAAGCAAATGTTATTGTAAGAGAGCATCCAAGACCGTCCATGTTCTGTGTATGTAAAAATTGTTACATGTATCCATGTGGCGTGTCATTTCTTATTCTTGTCTTTTGAATTCAAAGCTCTTCTCGCTAACTTCAAatgaccatccatccatcacatgGTGTGTTGGTGTCTTTTGGTGTTGTGACAGCTCAGATCCTGCAGCGTTCAGCGTGCATTCCTGTCACTCCAGATACCCCCCGGGGGTCGGCCCCACCTCTCCCAATCACTGCCCCAATGTGAGGGAATCAGACAGATGCAGGATCTGGCAGATGGTCGGCAAGTTCATGGTCGAATGACCATGTATGACACACTCCCTACAGTTAGCACTCTAACGGCAGCCATGCAATGAATCGATTCTCATCAGAAATCCGGCCTAGCCCAGACAGAGAAGTTCAAGAATCTGGTGGAAGAAAACGATGTTGACTTCTATGCCATTGGTGTCGGAGCTCCAGGGTAATTGAATTTGGATCAAAAGGGCTGCTCAGTTTTTTAGTAATAACAGAAACCTGGAGTTGACCTCCACCGCCCCCTTCTATCTTCCTCTCCCCCCTCTGCCCCCAACCTTAAATCCCTGCTTTGATGGGTTCAAATCCGTCTGAAACACCTGAAATACACCGTACGTCTAAATCTCATTCATCACATTGTGAGAGTGACGTTATTGTGTCGTGCGCCGACTGTTCTGATCTTAGAGCAACACATTTATGGGCCATATGTTTGAGAAGCACCAACACGTTTCTGCTATAAAGTCGATTGGAAGAGAAAGGTCTGGGCAATGGTCCCTCATTGCAGACCGAGACTTGAGATGAGTATACGGTAGATGGATGGTTTGATTGCATAATAAAGTATGTTGAATGGGTGATGGGCTTTATGTTGTGTGATAACTGGTGACAGTGTGCCCCCTTGTGTTTGAAATATTACGTGCAACATAAAAGTTGATCTATGAGCTCTTATCTACCACagtgtttgaaataaaaacaaataaagcaaaaaaaagcaatttaaaagtaaaaaacgaCATTTTTGAGTAGCAATAATACACACAAAAGTCACAGTAATTTAAACAcagaaatcaaataaataatcaatttGTGGGCAACCAGCAAAGGATCCACATTTGAAAATATCCCCCCTTGTTCCCCTGTCTGTTCAGAAAAGCTCCGTTCCCTGTAAGGGCCGATAAAAGTCACTTCCGCCTTCCGGATTTACGCAGGCGCTCGATAGTGGAGGTGAACTGCAGAGCCGACCTCTCACACAGCGAGAGAGGCCTGTCCTTGTCTGTGTCCGTGTCTGCTTCCGTTGAGGACACGGACGTGGATGCAGAGGTGGAGTCACGGTGTTGCACATAGCCGTGGAGATGCAGGGAAGTCTGTGGAGAGGCTGAGCGTGAGCGGGCCCCGTTGGCGTGAGCGAGGGGCCCTGCACGTCCCTCCTGAGCCCCCTTCCCAAGTCCCTCCAGATGGGCCCGGAACGTAGAGGTCTGTTGTTCCACTGAAAGGAAACTCTCTTGCACCTTGTCAaactgtggagagagagagagagtttttttGAGTCCTGGGGTgtatcttttttatatttattacataactgtatgtatttgtattgttgtcCATGACAAAGAACTAAACACAAAGGGCAAAGACACAGTACAAAGACGTAACAACAAATGATAGGGGGATAGGGAGGTGtgtacagtttttctcaatcgCTTTGGCACAATTGTTGAATGACTATTAAATTATTGTCAAAATAGAATATTCTTAAATGGAAAGGGATATAATGGAACCAAGACTGGAGTACTATGTCCAGCAAAGTCATTTTTATAATGATAAAGGGAGGAAGGTGGATTGTGAGTTGAGGAATGATCTTATTGTGGCCCCAACCCTTGTCTGGATACACCAATGAGGAAGATGCTTTTTCCATACTTATAAGTTTCAGAAACTCGTTAAGCCAATTATTATTGGTgcaatgtaactaagtacattcacGCAAGCACTGTACTAAAGTCCAAATgttaaggtacttgtactttacttgagtcttttcttttcatgccactttctactttcaCACcgttacatttcagagagaaatattgtactttttactccacactacattcatctgacagcgttatttactttacacattatgATTTTCGCACACAAAACtacacacatgtagtttataaaatctgatgttttattaaccctcatgttgtcccaaaaactaatataaaaaaaaaaaaagtgtacctGCTCCATGTTGGACTGAAGCAGCAGCTCCGGCCAGACTGACTCACTGCTGCTGCTCACACTGTTGCTCAGTTGAGTGTGACTCCAGGTTAACTCCTGTGGGACAAGGCACAGGGAAGCAGCTAGTGAAGACAGCACAAACTATCAGAAGTGGATTTTTATTGCATGAGGAGAACTTTACCTGCAGTAGCTGTGTGCTGTCCCTCAGATGAGCCTGGCAGCACTGAAGGCTGTTCCTGTAGTGACCCAAGACTGCGAACAAAGTCTTTGCCAAAGACATAAGAGTTGGATCAGCGGAAGTACGTATATTTCCAGGATGAAGCCTGACGTTGCCCTTTaccttccgctctctgtgtTCTTAAAATCCCTTTGCTACTGAAAAGACAGCAAACTTCGAGCTAACAAGCTAGATGCTGAAAATGgcatttttgaaaagaaaaataatggggggaatgaatgtaaagatttacaaatatATATGTTCGCAGCATTTCTCTTTAGtaggattgctgtggacaaagtacacacagagtGATACcagatataaatgaggtttaaccatgtatccagctaatttaaatagttcacattactgtattgcgTCAACAGtcaacttcatttaatattggatgTCACTGAATCCAGAggcaagacgattgtgatttaaagaaatgccaacaacccacagcgctgtggagataggtctggcaatgcgagactttGAGTATTACCAACACTCAAAGGCAATGACAAGGCAAACATTAATGTAATTGAACAAGATTGGgtttttaaaagaaactaaAGACGCCAGCCATTGTCGTTGTAGATAACCTTCACATCTGCCTACCTCTGCATCTGCCTGGGCAGAGGCCAGCTCTCTGTGGCCTTGGCCCCCCTCTTTGGTGAGAGTGACCCCAGTGTGCAGCTCCTCCAGCTGGGCCCAGAGGTCTTCCAGGCCCTCCAGCATGTCCTTCACACTGGCTTCGAAATCCCCCTGCACCTGGACCAGTCTACACAGGGACCTCATCCTATCACAAGGGAGTGTGTGATGTTAATCCAAACAAATCaatattgaatgtaaaaaatatgaGAATATGAGAatttgaatgttgaatttgttGTCAACTTATTGGTTTTATCTGGCAAGTTTTACTTACATAAATGCGAAACAACAAATGTCACCTTcaatttcactgtttttttatgtgaattCAACGTAGAAAAGCcaaatgatgcgtaaatagcttttcaacatgtacTAAAACAGCTAttaatccttcaatttaaccTTAAGCACAGCTATCATCAAACtttctctgttattttttttagaatcaGCAGTATTAGATAAACCATCCCTGGAATTGTCAGTTGGTACTCATCAATTTTggaaacctagaaaatagcagcatatttgtgattccGATTCCGACAACGCAATGATtttcaataccaaatggccgtGCTCGTGTAGAGCTTGGTACTCGATCTGCGTTGGGGCGGCTGCAGCAACCCCGGTAGAATTTGGGTCACGGCACCTGCGAGAAGCTTTTCTGTTGTGCCTTTTAATTACTACATCTGGGCTTTacatgctttattttacattgatatAAACTTAACAGCTTAGCCGAAAAGTCCTGCAAGAGTCCCAAAAATTAGGActacaacaaacatttgactggcaTTCTATGCATTTACCAGCAAAAAGCACCATTGTTTGCAGACAATGGTATTAAATCGTAGCTATTCTCATGGTCGGACAcagggctagtggcgcaatggataacgcgtctgactacggatcagaagattctaggttcgactcctgGCTAGCTCGTACTTTTTAGCTACTAAATGTAATCCTTTAttcgtcatttccaactttacacCGGTACAAACTGGCTGTCAAAGTAAAATTTACATCTCTAAAGGCCAAATGATGAGTATGTATCGTTTCAATATGTGTGTAAATCCATATAAGATTCTcagtgtcagtcaactacagtaagctttttctgttgtttttccgtttttgcttgctaatcatctttccttgaaaaaaaaaaaatccttgaaggacagaatcagcagtgctagataaaccatccatgacatttttctttgttagtcaacaattagGGAAACCAGGAAAATATCAATATAGTTCATAGTCAGAGTTCCAACTATGGTATGTCAACAACAAGGCCTTATTTACAGCAAGCagccgtgatcgtatagtggttagtactctgcgttgtggccgcagcaaccccggttcgaatccgggtcaCGGCAGCTTTGCAAAGCAAGATCTCTATTATCCCTCTAAATGTTTTTGTCGTGATGGATGCAACCAAAGTAGCAGATCAGGAGCTTAGAAAGAGTCCCGCACACTGACCATCACGCAAGCAATaattacataataatatataaataaaaattacaatgtcCTAGACCTTCATCAGGTAAATATTGGTATAATTTACCTGAGGAAGGGGTAGTCTATCAAACCTATAGacacaaaaaagtaacaaaactgTCACATAGCAAGGTGAACTTTTTGAAGAATAAAATGCATTAATATtgtataattttaatttaattttgtttacaGTAATAATCCCACTcaacatatttttattgtattgtttattatttattatataacacttttgtattcatttaaaggtatattattttttctattatctattatctatttTCTATTAGCATTATTTTGACCATGTGTCTAAAATGTTGTATATTTGAATGTATCTTTTCAATAAAGTTGTGGGGAGTAGCTACTAAAAGAAGTCAGAATCCtaacttttttctcagaattccgactttaaactcagaggtaaattctttttttcatgtggACCTAATCCTTTTTTGCACCCAAGAAAGTAGACGGCATGTATACGCTGGATGTGGAACCTCACCTCTGCTGCAGGTATGTGCCGATGAGATTCACTTTGTCTATCAGTACAGACTCTCTGTCCACTTTCTCCACTGTCTCCTCTGACCCAACATCAGCCTTCTCAAGTGTGTGAGACACGGACTAGGGGAAAAGAAGATTAAGAGGGCTGGGTTTACTTTTTGTGGGTTTGTTGGATAGAGGTCCTACCTCTGCAAAAGGTATGCACATGTGGCTCTACAGCACCAAAAGTCATATGTTAAAGAAGAGACATTTTGTCATAAACTACAGTTTTGTACCACTAGAAATGCTTAGCTGCTGGTGCAGTAGAGCCATAGTCATAGTAAGGGCTAATACACACAGGAAGTAGTGAAAGAGACATTGAAATGTCGCTCTTCTGCCAATTTAGAGGTGATGACAACAGCAAAGTGTGTTTCCCCGGGCTAGAATATCTGTGTACGTCTGAGTGCAAGGTCTGATCAAAGTACAAAGACTCCATGCCAATCTACATGCACAGCTTGACTGAAAACACAGGAGATTACATGTATATCCGGAGGctgcgtgtgtgtttatgtgtctgtgtatgcgtgtatgtgtgtcctACCTCCAGCCTGGAGAGGAGAGCCTTGATGTAGGGCCTCCTGGGGTCCGGCAGGGGCTCCTGaagcacacacagcagcaggctgTCGGCCAGGGCAAGGGCCAGAGGAACGTTGTGGCTCGGGCTCCTCGACCGGGACATCCTGGAGAAATAATGAGACTGTGAGCATGTGTTTGGATTTGTTTGAGAATTCTATAAGAATGTACGTTTTAAACAACAGTACGTACAGTAAGTTGTGTCTATACATGGCAAAATAAAGACATGCCATTCCTCACAGCAacacatgtagcctactggTATTTTATGTaacaatttgatcgcaaaattCCTTTCTGTGATTGGAAATGACACATTTTCCCCAAAAGTATGGATATAGCCAATTTCTAAATGGACAACTTTTAGCTCATCTCAGGCAAAGGAAATACTTGATGCTTTCAGTGTCTTTAAATTAAACCTGGCCTATAAGGGGTTTGGTTCTTAATGTgtcttttaatgtaaaaaaaatgcccaaattAAATATCATATAATATAGGAATGTAGCACacaattctgggccctgtacaAAGGCATTCGCTATGGGCTATCCCACACCCCCAGCTGTTCATTCTAGCAATATTTGGGCCCTGGGTACTCCACCCCCAGTCAGACACTCCTCCTTACCATAAATAGTGGTTATTCCTGTTTTCTGTAACaatgtcctgctgtgtcctcgGTGGAGACGCCCCCTTGAACTGAAGCAAACTCACTGAATAAACATAACACGATTAAATCCAACAACAGGGTCAGGAGAGATTCAGTTCACGCCGCTGCGCTCACCTGGTTGTGTCCTGGCCGCGGGCACCACTTCAGGGCACGGACGCAACCTGCCAGAGTCATCCACAGCACACCCAGCCACAGCAGCCTCCAGCACACCCCCAGCAGGACCGGAGAGGGCTGCAGCGGCGCCTCCAGCTGGCACACGCACCACACTACACCCACGGGAGCGAAGGTGTACCAGCCTGTCCTCGTAGTCTGTGACCAAGATGTTTTCTGTGGCTGATGAACAACTGGGGCTTTGTTTGAACTGTTGGAGTAACAgggcaacagagagagagagagagagagagagagagagagagagagagagagcaagccgttaaaaagcaacacacagacaactgggtttttcaaaatgaaaggGAGCTCTTTTAGTTGGGATGGAAACAGGAATAACTTTTGATGCAAATATCGATTTAAGACacttaaaactaaaattaacgCAGCTCTAAGATAAGGTCATTTCACTGTAGTATTACTTAAATAAACTCATATTGGTCTCCTGTGGTGAAAGTTTCTCAACAAAATGTCCCCTTAATTTTCATTAAAGTTAGACTAAACATAAGTAAATAAGTGGTGGGAAAAGTATTCAGATTCTgagaagtaaaagtactagCACCAcgctgtaaaaatactctgtcgCAAGCAAAGgttctgcattaaaaatgttacttaagtaaaagtatgtcagttttatcaggaaaatgtacttaaagtaaaacTACTCAACaaactactcactcccattttagaaactggaaaggatccaaacagttctgtcaatcagcTGTGGGTTTAATCGTtacagctggacttgtaggccgttatattgttgctcGTTAAATAAACTACATGTGCATTGTGTGCacaaatcttaatgtgtaaagtaactagtaactaaagctgtcagtagaaagtagaaagtggcatgaaagaAAAGACCATGTAAAATACAAATACCTCAACgtttatattcatatatttacatatgcatacatatagatttatatatgtattcatatttacatttatgtaaagtacttgagtaaatgtacttagttacattctgCCACTTTATGAAAAATCTAAGgcactttaaaggtcccatggcgtgaatatttcactttatgaggttttatgacattaatatgcgttcccatAAGCCTGTCcatggcccccccagtggctagaaaaaccaagccctgggtatccggctctgcctttgagaaaatgaaagctcagatgggtcaatctggaatcttgccccttatgacctcataaggttatcttccctttctctgctttgcccacccagagaattggGCCCACCC comes from Etheostoma spectabile isolate EspeVRDwgs_2016 chromosome 3, UIUC_Espe_1.0, whole genome shotgun sequence and encodes:
- the si:ch211-151h10.2 gene encoding uncharacterized protein si:ch211-151h10.2 isoform X3, with protein sequence MPQIAADYPKGPAGTGPGVGRERACKWMEEVKEDEEGEPADRRQKQHSSSNKAPVVHQPQKTSWSQTTRTGWYTFAPVGVVWCVCQLEAPLQPSPVLLGVCWRLLWLGVLWMTLAGCVRALKWCPRPGHNQGASPPRTQQDIVTENRNNHYLWMSRSRSPSHNVPLALALADSLLLCVLQEPLPDPRRPYIKALLSRLESVSHTLEKADVGSEETVEKVDRESVLIDKVNLIGTYLQQRMRSLCRLVQVQGDFEASVKDMLEGLEDLWAQLEELHTGVTLTKEGGQGHRELASAQADAETLFAVLGHYRNSLQCCQAHLRDSTQLLQELTWSHTQLSNSVSSSSESVWPELLLQSNMEQFDKVQESFLSVEQQTSTFRAHLEGLGKGAQEGRAGPLAHANGARSRSASPQTSLHLHGYVQHRDSTSASTSVSSTEADTDTDKDRPLSLCERSALQFTSTIERLRKSGRRK
- the si:ch211-151h10.2 gene encoding uncharacterized protein si:ch211-151h10.2 isoform X2; translated protein: MPQIAADYPKGPAGTGPGVGRERACKWMEEVKEDEEGEPADRRQKQHSSNKAPVVHQPQKTSWSQTTRTGWYTFAPVGVVWCVCQLEAPLQPSPVLLGVCWRLLWLGVLWMTLAGCVRALKWCPRPGHNQFKGASPPRTQQDIVTENRNNHYLWMSRSRSPSHNVPLALALADSLLLCVLQEPLPDPRRPYIKALLSRLESVSHTLEKADVGSEETVEKVDRESVLIDKVNLIGTYLQQRMRSLCRLVQVQGDFEASVKDMLEGLEDLWAQLEELHTGVTLTKEGGQGHRELASAQADAETLFAVLGHYRNSLQCCQAHLRDSTQLLQELTWSHTQLSNSVSSSSESVWPELLLQSNMEQFDKVQESFLSVEQQTSTFRAHLEGLGKGAQEGRAGPLAHANGARSRSASPQTSLHLHGYVQHRDSTSASTSVSSTEADTDTDKDRPLSLCERSALQFTSTIERLRKSGRRK
- the si:ch211-151h10.2 gene encoding uncharacterized protein si:ch211-151h10.2 isoform X1, producing the protein MPQIAADYPKGPAGTGPGVGRERACKWMEEVKEDEEGEPADRRQKQHSSSNKAPVVHQPQKTSWSQTTRTGWYTFAPVGVVWCVCQLEAPLQPSPVLLGVCWRLLWLGVLWMTLAGCVRALKWCPRPGHNQFKGASPPRTQQDIVTENRNNHYLWMSRSRSPSHNVPLALALADSLLLCVLQEPLPDPRRPYIKALLSRLESVSHTLEKADVGSEETVEKVDRESVLIDKVNLIGTYLQQRMRSLCRLVQVQGDFEASVKDMLEGLEDLWAQLEELHTGVTLTKEGGQGHRELASAQADAETLFAVLGHYRNSLQCCQAHLRDSTQLLQELTWSHTQLSNSVSSSSESVWPELLLQSNMEQFDKVQESFLSVEQQTSTFRAHLEGLGKGAQEGRAGPLAHANGARSRSASPQTSLHLHGYVQHRDSTSASTSVSSTEADTDTDKDRPLSLCERSALQFTSTIERLRKSGRRK